A window of the Oscillospiraceae bacterium NTUH-002-81 genome harbors these coding sequences:
- a CDS encoding GntP family permease, with translation MSVLGVVGLLLGIAALIVLSYKGVNAFVSSLIAAAIVIITNGMPFWGTFSDSYATGMKNFAGSYFLIFGLAAAYGELMKISGAAESVATQLFKLFGTKWAPVACIVVTLLMAMGGISAFVIVFAVYPIAAPMFRKANITKELMPGIFLCASVTLCLCLPGNPTSTNAILTQTALGTNAYAAPVMGTIACIVGLVIACVYVTIAAKKEQAKGNGYVVSGTDLAEETGEKSLPPFWSSILPLVVVILMMFFLKEKMGTIDCINTSLLAAAVLVIVFNYSALKGKVLSTFCTGFWSSITALMLTGGVMGFAGVVQNAPGFQYFLDFAMGLSHTFNPYVSAAVAVNVVAGITGTALGGLQIFANSMLESYLNLGINPAAFHRLMVIACCGLDTLPHCATFITMCTVCGVTPKGSYKHVFPLTVIMPIFLTILCIIMALAGIV, from the coding sequence ATGAGTGTTTTAGGTGTAGTTGGTCTGCTCCTTGGCATTGCTGCCCTGATCGTTCTGAGTTACAAAGGCGTCAACGCTTTCGTCTCCTCTCTGATCGCAGCGGCAATCGTCATCATCACAAATGGTATGCCGTTCTGGGGAACGTTTTCCGATTCCTACGCAACCGGCATGAAAAATTTCGCAGGAAGTTATTTCCTGATCTTCGGTCTGGCCGCAGCATACGGCGAACTGATGAAGATCAGCGGCGCTGCCGAATCGGTTGCCACCCAGCTGTTCAAGCTGTTCGGTACCAAATGGGCGCCGGTAGCCTGCATCGTTGTTACGCTGCTGATGGCAATGGGCGGTATCTCTGCTTTCGTTATCGTATTTGCAGTATACCCCATCGCCGCTCCCATGTTCCGTAAGGCAAACATTACCAAGGAACTGATGCCTGGTATTTTCCTCTGCGCATCCGTTACCCTTTGCCTCTGCCTGCCGGGCAACCCCACCAGTACCAATGCGATCCTGACACAGACTGCGCTTGGCACAAACGCTTACGCAGCACCTGTCATGGGAACCATCGCCTGCATCGTTGGTCTTGTCATTGCCTGCGTATACGTCACCATCGCAGCAAAGAAGGAGCAGGCAAAAGGAAACGGCTATGTGGTATCCGGCACAGATCTTGCCGAGGAGACCGGTGAGAAATCTCTTCCGCCGTTCTGGTCTTCCATCCTGCCTCTGGTTGTCGTTATTTTAATGATGTTCTTCTTAAAAGAGAAGATGGGAACCATCGACTGCATCAACACCTCTCTGCTGGCCGCAGCGGTTCTCGTTATTGTATTTAACTATTCTGCCCTGAAAGGCAAAGTTCTTTCCACCTTCTGCACCGGTTTCTGGTCTTCCATCACAGCTCTGATGCTGACCGGCGGTGTAATGGGATTCGCAGGTGTTGTACAGAACGCGCCCGGCTTCCAGTATTTCCTGGATTTTGCTATGGGACTTTCCCACACCTTCAACCCGTACGTATCCGCAGCCGTTGCCGTCAACGTCGTTGCAGGTATCACCGGAACAGCACTTGGCGGTCTGCAGATCTTCGCAAACTCCATGCTGGAGAGCTACCTGAACTTAGGCATTAACCCGGCAGCCTTCCATCGTCTGATGGTTATCGCCTGCTGTGGTCTGGACACTCTGCCGCACTGCGCAACCTTCATTACCATGTGTACCGTATGCGGCGTAACACCGAAGGGATCCTACAAGCATGTATTCCCTCTGACCGTTATCATGCCGATCTTCCTGACCATCCTTTGTATCATCATGGCACTGGCAGGTATCGTTTAA
- a CDS encoding ABC transporter substrate-binding protein: MEQAQGVFEDKIIVANSAATTGIFATTGDPLNAGIRAYFDMVNAEGGIDGRQLIFLHEDDAYEQGRAQTALRHFLRERKVFAYVGHFGAPAVRATLEEIHASGMPVVYFATGIGELYKEKAETAMDGACCFPIQPIYITEGRVMVARAVGNFGARSIGVIQTMDDTGKDLGAGVKMACEKLDLPCEIFQIRADAWDADRAAEGIKARQPDFVIVAAAQAAAPEIIRTLAAHHVRIPVFTTYLNMVLTLAQQILPVTEGMFPVYASGWLNYEEERGKNLEAASEWLGDYAMNTYAHCGWIGAHFLCEGLRRLKGHAVTWESFREAMEERPIMNPFGGMIDYARGRRLGTQEMSMWKLDGKALIGWKEVDGLRSIGEILRGIA, encoded by the coding sequence ATGGAACAGGCACAGGGTGTTTTTGAGGATAAAATCATCGTCGCCAACAGTGCGGCAACCACCGGGATTTTTGCGACAACGGGAGATCCGCTGAACGCAGGTATCCGGGCATATTTTGATATGGTGAATGCAGAAGGCGGGATCGACGGCAGACAGCTGATTTTTCTGCATGAGGATGATGCCTATGAGCAGGGGCGGGCGCAGACGGCACTGCGGCATTTTCTCCGGGAACGGAAGGTGTTTGCTTATGTGGGACATTTTGGTGCTCCTGCTGTGCGGGCAACGCTGGAGGAGATTCACGCATCCGGGATGCCGGTGGTGTATTTTGCCACAGGTATCGGGGAATTATATAAGGAAAAGGCAGAGACGGCAATGGACGGCGCCTGTTGTTTCCCAATCCAGCCCATCTATATCACCGAAGGCCGGGTGATGGTGGCCCGGGCGGTGGGCAATTTTGGCGCCAGAAGCATCGGTGTCATTCAGACGATGGACGATACGGGGAAGGATCTTGGTGCAGGTGTGAAAATGGCCTGCGAGAAGCTGGATCTTCCCTGTGAGATTTTCCAGATCCGGGCAGACGCCTGGGATGCGGATCGGGCAGCGGAAGGGATCAAAGCCCGTCAGCCGGATTTTGTCATTGTGGCAGCGGCGCAGGCGGCAGCGCCGGAGATTATCCGTACGCTGGCGGCCCATCATGTGAGAATTCCGGTATTTACCACCTATCTGAATATGGTGCTGACACTGGCCCAGCAGATTTTGCCGGTGACAGAAGGAATGTTTCCGGTGTATGCCTCCGGCTGGCTCAACTATGAGGAAGAGCGGGGGAAAAACCTGGAAGCAGCCTCAGAATGGCTGGGGGATTATGCCATGAACACGTATGCGCACTGCGGCTGGATCGGCGCCCATTTCCTCTGTGAGGGACTGCGGCGGCTGAAAGGACATGCGGTGACCTGGGAGAGCTTCCGGGAAGCGATGGAGGAGCGACCCATCATGAATCCCTTTGGCGGCATGATCGATTATGCCAGAGGCCGGCGGCTGGGAACCCAGGAGATGAGTATGTGGAAGCTGGATGGAAAAGCACTGATCGGCTGGAAAGAGGTGGACGGCCTTCGTTCCATCGGTGAGATCTTGCGGGGAATCGCATAA
- a CDS encoding YitT family protein has product MTATVKNRGKELFLDIFYDIAGSLFMAIGIFCFMETADIAPGGVSGVSIMIKYLFGVPVGFMSLCINVPLLILAWRYKGRAFTIKTLKTLLFNTIILDLVVTPYFPQYTGDRMLGSIFGGLFMGAGLALIFMRGSTTGGTDILSYLLELKFPHIPIGTMLMFIDFVILSASVMVFGNIETGLFGMVALFCQTKVIDGVIYGMDKGKAVMIMSPRNQAIANRVLEEIDRGATFLNGRGVYSGKDMEVLYVVVRVPEFHRLKEIVREEDPRAFMTVADASQILGEGFRELKKD; this is encoded by the coding sequence ATGACAGCAACAGTGAAAAACAGAGGAAAAGAACTTTTTCTCGATATTTTTTATGACATCGCGGGGTCTTTATTCATGGCCATCGGTATTTTCTGCTTTATGGAGACGGCGGATATTGCGCCGGGCGGCGTATCGGGTGTGTCGATTATGATCAAGTATCTGTTCGGCGTGCCGGTGGGCTTTATGAGCCTGTGCATCAACGTGCCGCTGCTGATCCTGGCATGGAGATACAAGGGACGGGCCTTCACGATCAAAACGCTGAAAACGCTTTTGTTCAATACCATCATTCTGGATCTGGTTGTGACACCCTATTTTCCCCAGTACACCGGTGACCGGATGCTGGGCTCTATTTTTGGCGGCCTGTTTATGGGCGCGGGGCTGGCGCTGATCTTTATGCGGGGCAGCACCACCGGCGGCACGGATATTTTATCGTATCTGCTGGAGCTGAAATTTCCCCATATCCCCATCGGGACCATGCTCATGTTCATTGATTTCGTGATCCTGTCGGCTTCGGTGATGGTGTTCGGCAACATTGAGACAGGCCTGTTCGGCATGGTGGCGCTGTTTTGCCAGACAAAGGTCATTGACGGCGTGATCTACGGTATGGACAAGGGAAAAGCAGTTATGATCATGTCTCCCAGAAATCAGGCGATTGCCAACCGCGTGCTGGAAGAGATTGACCGCGGCGCCACATTCCTGAACGGCAGAGGTGTGTATTCCGGGAAAGACATGGAAGTGCTCTATGTGGTTGTCCGGGTGCCGGAGTTCCACCGGTTGAAGGAGATCGTCCGAGAGGAAGATCCACGGGCATTCATGACGGTGGCTGACGCCAGCCAGATACTGGGAGAGGGATTCCGGGAGTTAAAGAAGGATTAA
- a CDS encoding homoserine O-acetyltransferase, which yields MSLIAEKKVFHIDSFSFQNGRTLPVQMGYETYGTLNADKSNAILVAHYFSASSHCAGKYAEDDAVSGFWDGLIGPGKAVDTDKYFVICSDNLCNCGPKNPTVVTTGPMTLNPSTGKPYALDFPVPEVLDVVNTQKLLLESLGITHLKAVMGPSFGAMCSWQWAVAYPDMMDKIIPVIGTPRHPVYGSFSPLQHGIRVAQLDPLWNNGNYYDQEKQPTESLALAMQMMNVAAFHAGFFERVYPRETMKDQENLESVTGQTTFEKALNAVVMQSVPYTDLNHWIYTCRMCINYDVSRPYGGDLDKALSRIRAKVLAVPCRQDALHPWEFITWVTDRINTLGGNAESYILDSDYGHMAGILRTDLFAEKVREFLDN from the coding sequence ATGAGTTTGATCGCAGAAAAAAAAGTATTTCATATTGATTCCTTTTCCTTTCAGAACGGCCGTACACTCCCGGTCCAGATGGGCTATGAGACATACGGCACGCTGAATGCAGACAAGAGCAATGCCATTCTTGTTGCTCACTACTTTTCCGCTTCCAGCCATTGTGCCGGAAAATATGCGGAGGACGACGCTGTAAGCGGCTTCTGGGACGGCCTCATCGGCCCAGGCAAAGCAGTTGATACAGATAAATATTTCGTCATCTGTTCGGATAACCTGTGCAACTGCGGGCCCAAGAATCCCACCGTTGTCACCACCGGCCCCATGACCCTCAATCCTTCCACAGGAAAACCGTATGCACTGGATTTCCCGGTTCCCGAAGTGCTTGACGTTGTCAACACCCAGAAGCTTCTGCTGGAATCTCTCGGGATCACCCACTTAAAAGCAGTCATGGGTCCGTCCTTCGGTGCCATGTGTTCCTGGCAGTGGGCGGTTGCCTACCCGGATATGATGGACAAGATCATTCCGGTCATCGGCACACCGAGACATCCGGTATACGGCTCCTTCAGCCCGCTGCAGCACGGCATCCGTGTGGCACAGCTGGATCCGCTCTGGAACAACGGCAATTACTACGACCAGGAAAAACAGCCCACAGAAAGTCTGGCGCTGGCCATGCAGATGATGAACGTAGCCGCTTTCCACGCCGGTTTCTTTGAACGGGTTTACCCGAGAGAGACCATGAAGGATCAGGAAAACCTGGAAAGTGTCACCGGACAGACCACCTTCGAAAAAGCGTTAAACGCGGTTGTCATGCAGTCTGTTCCGTACACAGATCTGAACCACTGGATCTACACCTGTCGTATGTGCATCAATTATGACGTATCCCGCCCCTACGGCGGCGATCTGGACAAAGCATTATCCCGCATCCGCGCAAAGGTACTGGCCGTACCGTGCAGACAGGATGCCCTGCACCCGTGGGAGTTCATCACCTGGGTGACAGACCGCATCAACACGCTGGGAGGCAATGCCGAGTCTTACATTCTGGACAGTGACTACGGTCACATGGCCGGTATTTTACGGACAGACCTCTTTGCTGAGAAAGTCCGCGAATTCCTGGACAATTAA